A single Pseudodesulfovibrio aespoeensis Aspo-2 DNA region contains:
- a CDS encoding TRAP transporter small permease: MIDILDKTSAFLARTLTALAGIFLVAMVVLACANMVLRAVWVPVQGTFELMGYLGAVVAAFSLAFAQRQRSHVAVGILLARFPRGVRRAAEAGTSLVSCLFFGLAGLETWKWAAFLVDTGELSETLGIVFHPFVYATAFGCLALAFVLMVDTLKTLTSETVD; the protein is encoded by the coding sequence ATGATAGACATCCTCGACAAGACCAGCGCGTTCCTGGCCCGGACGCTGACCGCGCTGGCAGGCATATTCCTCGTGGCCATGGTCGTCCTGGCCTGCGCCAACATGGTCCTGCGGGCCGTGTGGGTTCCGGTCCAAGGCACCTTTGAACTGATGGGCTACCTGGGCGCAGTGGTGGCGGCCTTTTCCCTGGCCTTTGCCCAGCGGCAGCGCTCGCACGTGGCTGTGGGCATCCTACTGGCCCGATTCCCCAGGGGCGTGCGCCGGGCTGCCGAGGCAGGCACCAGCCTCGTCTCCTGCCTCTTCTTCGGACTGGCCGGACTTGAGACCTGGAAATGGGCCGCCTTCCTCGTGGACACGGGCGAACTCTCCGAAACCCTGGGCATTGTCTTCCACCCCTTTGTCTATGCCACTGCCTTCGGCTGCCTGGCCCTGGCCTTCGTGCTCATGGTGGACACCCTCAAAACCCTGACCTCCGAGACGGTGGACTAA